The proteins below come from a single Mya arenaria isolate MELC-2E11 chromosome 6, ASM2691426v1 genomic window:
- the LOC128236771 gene encoding uncharacterized protein LOC128236771: MPGYELIKQQNLSMQAIVVTDSLYTFLLFNYDQEQFSIQPDSYTPVAAGYTYPGNFSGKVLANRSNFTNLKKGSNVSPAVKGRWLYNVTYITDDMWDEARCRKFHENQDLKTWTREQLKNSYPCPCYEQDMKEDYTFKQNDSLWTNRDQYTHCYESWFFNPYEIKQRCCYRFGELRKEYPFAIGAEYNNPNNLILEAGFRQCCSAVNRQRYCHLYYDVNPPDDCSSWSPDDEGVVKRAVRKVMEFVGLSKA, translated from the exons ATGCCGGGATATGAGCTTATTAAACAGCAG AACCTGTCGATGCAGGCAATTGTAGTAACGGACAGCCTGTACACGTTCCTGCTGTTTAACTATGATCAAGAGCAGTTCAGTATCCAACCCGACAGCTATACGCCAGTTGCCGCTGGATATACCTATCCCGGGAACTTTTCCGGCAAAGTTCTTGCCAACAGGAGCAACTTCACGAACCTTAAGAAAGGCTCGAATGTCTCCCCAG CGGTCAAAGGCCGTTGGCTGTACAACGTCACGTACATCACTGACGACATGTGGGACGAGGCGAGATGCCGGAAGTTCCACGAAAACCAAGACTTGAAAACATGGACGCGAGAACAGCTTAAAAACTCATATCCTTGTCCTTGTTACGAACAAGACATGAAAGAG GACTACACCTTCAAACAAAATGACAGTCTTTGGACGAACAGGGACCAGTATACCCACTGTTACGAGTCGTGGTTCTTCAATCCATACGAAATCAAACAGCGCTGCTGCTATCG ATTCGGCGAATTGCGTAAGGAATATCCCTTCGCAATAGGAGCCGAGTACAATAACCCTAATAATTTGATTCTGGAGGCCGGTTTTCGACAGTGCTGCTCAGCGGTAAACAGGCAGCGGTACTGTCACCTATACTATGACGTCAACCCGCCCGACGACTGTTCAAGCTGGTCCCCCGACGACGAAGGCGTTGTAAAACGCGCTGTTCGCAAAGTCATGGAATTTGTTGGACTGTCTAAGGCATAG
- the LOC128236704 gene encoding sushi, von Willebrand factor type A, EGF and pentraxin domain-containing protein 1-like: MGLWNSSSGCERKDCSNETHAVNATVAFTHGTLFDSVAYVSCIPGHKIHGTKGNDNTTTTIRCMKTGTWSGAPVCVRKDCGGNIKTLNASITFGDTHYNENATVSCDKGYKVIGTFGNNVIEETITCHLNGYWANPSGCVKKGVPSYHQVY, encoded by the exons ATGGGGTTATGGAATAGCTCCAGTGGCTGCGAAAGAAAAG aCTGCAGTAACGAAACGCATGCAGTCAATGCTACAGTGGCGTTTACGCATGGTACTTTGTTTGATTCTGTCGCTTATGTCAGCTGCATTCCGGGACACAAGATACATGGAACTAAAGGGAATGACAACACTACAACCACCATCCGTTGTATGAAAACCGGGACCTGGTCAGGGGCCCCTGTGTGCGTTAGGAAAG ATTGTGGTGGTAACATAAAAACACTTAATGCTAGCATTACCTTTGGAGATACCCACTACAATGAGAACGCGACAGTTTCCTGTGATAAAGGGTATAAAGTCATTGGGACATTTGGGAACAATGTTATTGAGGAAACAATTACTTGCCACCTTAATGGCTATTGGGCAAACCCGAGCGGATGTGTAAAGAAAG GTGTACCTTCATACCATCAAGTATACTAA